The Amycolatopsis japonica nucleotide sequence TCAGTATTTCCGCGACCACGGACGCAATGGCGTCCATCGTGCTGGAACTTTGCCGTAGTTGGGAATTCGGAGCGTTAGGAAGACCTGGTCGGGCCAACTTGCCCGAGCGTCAGTATGGCAACTGTGCGTGTGTCACGATGGGCCGCGTCTGATCATATGGTGCGGGCGGCTGGGAGGCGCCCGAGTATGGGCAGCGGTACGAAGTTCTCCGCGTGGTTCACGCCGATGCGGCTTCCCCATAGGCGTGCGAGTGTCTCGGCCATCGGCCCGAAGTGGTCGGTGATCGGCTGGGAGGCGTGCGCAGCGAGGGCACGCTGCTTTTGTTCGTAGGTATCGGTGATGTCGATGATCGTGTGCGCGGGAATTGGGCCGTCGAGGGTGAGGCTGTTGTAGGAGTCGGCGGTGTAGACCCGGTACGGATGCCCAGTGTCGATGACGACGTCGGGCAGGGCCGCGACGAGTGTGTCGGCGACCGCGCGGTGGTCGGGGTGGACGTCGCGAAGCGGGTGGGTGATGACGACCTCGGGTCGGACGGCGAGCAGTAGTTCGCGCAGGGTCGTCACGGTGGGCTGGTCGTACTGGTGCAGCGTGGCCCCCAGGATCGTCGCGCCTGCCGTGGCTTCGGTGTCCCGTCCTGGTTCGGTGTGATGTGGGACGGCGATGGTGACGGCGGCCCCGGAGGCGGAGCAGCGTGCGAGGGTTCCGCCGGCCCAGAGTTCGGCGTCGTCGGGGTGGGCCATCACGGTCAGCACGGACGCTGGCGTGGTGAACGGCACGCCGCTCACCACAGTCCGAGTTTCTCGATGACGTCGGCGGGTTTGGGCAGTTCTCGCGTGGGATCGCCGGTCGGGTGGTGTGGGAGTGTGAGGTCGGTGCGCATCCGGATGAGCTCGCGCCAGGCGAGTACTTGGTCCCAGGTCTGCGCGACCTTGGCGTTCCTCGCGCCGGTCAGTCGTCCGGAGTCGGGGAGCTGGTCGAGGTGCAGCCCGCCTGCCAGGAGCGTGGCCGCCGTGCCTTCGCCGATCCCTTTCACGCCAGGGATGTTGTCCGCGGGATCGCCTTTGAGGGCGCAGAAGTCGGGCCACTGCTCGGGGGTGACGTTGTAGCGTTCGGTGACCTCGGCGGGGCCGATGTGCCGTCGGCCGCGTTTCATCACGGTGTTGAGCGCGCGGACGTGCTCGTCGACGAGTTGGTAGAAGTCGCGGTCACCGGACATGATCCAGACCCGGCGGCCGGGTTCGTGTTCGCGGGTGGTGGCGACGAGGGTGGCGATGACGTCGTCGGCTTCGGCGGTGTCGATCTCGATCCAGTGGATGCCGTAGCCGGACAGGGCCCGCTGGACGTGCGGGATCGCGCGCAGGGGTTTGAGGGCGGCCTCGTCGATGACACGGTTGGCTTTGTAGCCGGCGTCGCTGTCCTTGCGGTCGGCGGTGCCGTGCTCGCCGTCGAACACGACGAGGACCTCCGGTGGTTCCGGCATCTCCTCACGGATCGCGACGCGGAGCAGGGCGAAGAACCCGAACTCGGCCGTGAGATCGCGGGTCTTGTCGCGGGAGAGGATCGCGGCGGGAAACCCGAAAGCCGCGCGCCAGAGCAAGTTGTGACCGTCTACGAGGAGCAAAGGGACGCCAGCTGGCATCACCGCACCGCCTTTACGAATGTCTCGGCGACTGTGGTGGGCAGATAGTCCCGCGAGCGGTAGTACGCAGCCCTGGATAGGTGTGCGTAGCGTACTGGATCTGCGAGTAGCTGGTCGGCGGCGCGCCAGAGGCCGTGTTCCCCCCACGATCGGGGGACGATCACTCCGCCCGCGTCGTCGCCGGTGCCGACCAGGGCGGGCAGGTTGCCCACGTCGAAGGCGACGACCGGGGTCCCGACCCCCATGGCTTCCAGCGCGACCAGCCCGAAGGTTTCCCGTAGCGAGGGCACGATCACCACTGCGGCCTGCGCGAGCCAGGGCGGCACCCGGTCCCAGTCGAGGCCGCCGCCGTGGACGGTGCCGAGGGTGAGGTGGGCCGCGGAGTAGCGGCACTGGTTCAGTTCGGCCACCTGGCCACCGACGGTGGCCTCGAACCCGGCCTCGCCGACGATCACCTCGACCGTGCGGCCGACCAGGCGTCCGGCGTCCAGCAAAGCCCGGACGTTCTTCTCCGGCCCGAGCCGGGCCAGGACCCGGATCGGGCCGTGCCTTCGCAGCGCCTCGCGCCGCGAGTCGGATGGTGGTGCCGGGTCGTGCAGCAGGGCGTTGGGCACGACCTGCCAACCGCCAGTGTCATAACCGCGACCATGCGCCTGATCGAGCACCGTCTGAGACGGTGCGATGACCAGGTCGGCACGGTCCAGGGCGGGCTCGAGGTCCTGGTCATGCCCGACGACGTGCATGGCCAGCACCGAGCGCGCCCGGCTGGTCGGTGCGGCTCTGCCGAGGCCCCATAAGCCGTCGGTGTAGACGGCGACATCGACCTGGTGTTCGCGGTACACCTCGCGGAGTTCGGCGGCGAGCAGGGCGTCCTGTCCGCGGGTGCTGATCGCGTCGCGCAATTCGTCGTCGTCGCAGGGGAAGGTGACGCCCACCGAGCCCACGCGCATCACGGTGTCATCCGGGGTGGCGACCGAGGCGGCGGTCAGGATGAGGCTGCGGTGGCCGAGCTGGCGCAGGCCGTGGGCGAGGGCGGCGGTGGCGCGTTCAATCCCGGCCGGCGCGTTCGGGGTGTAGGAGGCCAGGACGAACGCGACGGTCAGCGGGGGCGCGCTAGACATGGCGGAGGGC carries:
- a CDS encoding glycosyltransferase family 4 protein, with translation MSSAPPLTVAFVLASYTPNAPAGIERATAALAHGLRQLGHRSLILTAASVATPDDTVMRVGSVGVTFPCDDDELRDAISTRGQDALLAAELREVYREHQVDVAVYTDGLWGLGRAAPTSRARSVLAMHVVGHDQDLEPALDRADLVIAPSQTVLDQAHGRGYDTGGWQVVPNALLHDPAPPSDSRREALRRHGPIRVLARLGPEKNVRALLDAGRLVGRTVEVIVGEAGFEATVGGQVAELNQCRYSAAHLTLGTVHGGGLDWDRVPPWLAQAAVVIVPSLRETFGLVALEAMGVGTPVVAFDVGNLPALVGTGDDAGGVIVPRSWGEHGLWRAADQLLADPVRYAHLSRAAYYRSRDYLPTTVAETFVKAVR
- a CDS encoding PIG-L deacetylase family protein; protein product: MPFTTPASVLTVMAHPDDAELWAGGTLARCSASGAAVTIAVPHHTEPGRDTEATAGATILGATLHQYDQPTVTTLRELLLAVRPEVVITHPLRDVHPDHRAVADTLVAALPDVVIDTGHPYRVYTADSYNSLTLDGPIPAHTIIDITDTYEQKQRALAAHASQPITDHFGPMAETLARLWGSRIGVNHAENFVPLPILGRLPAARTI
- a CDS encoding 5'-3' exonuclease, giving the protein MPAGVPLLLVDGHNLLWRAAFGFPAAILSRDKTRDLTAEFGFFALLRVAIREEMPEPPEVLVVFDGEHGTADRKDSDAGYKANRVIDEAALKPLRAIPHVQRALSGYGIHWIEIDTAEADDVIATLVATTREHEPGRRVWIMSGDRDFYQLVDEHVRALNTVMKRGRRHIGPAEVTERYNVTPEQWPDFCALKGDPADNIPGVKGIGEGTAATLLAGGLHLDQLPDSGRLTGARNAKVAQTWDQVLAWRELIRMRTDLTLPHHPTGDPTRELPKPADVIEKLGLW